A stretch of Colletotrichum lupini chromosome 2, complete sequence DNA encodes these proteins:
- a CDS encoding alcohol dehydrogenase GroES-like domain-containing protein: protein MSIPEKFTGFQVNSAETWQDFKKQEFDPKPFGDYDVDIKIECCGVCASDVHTIKGDWGAQPYPLAVGHEIVGKALRVGSKVTKIKEGSRVGVGAQSYACLECRQCKNDNETYCKHQLDTYGSTFPDSGAISQGGYSSHVRTHEHWVFPIPEALPSTIAAPMLCAGLTAYSPLIRNGCGPGKKVGIVGIGGIGHFGVMFAKALGAEVWAISRSRSKEADSLKMGADGYLASGEKGWNEPHKMTFDLILNTANSFEGFDLSAYLSLLDVHGKWVSVGLPGGGGITVRNQDFLPNGCFIGSSHLGSRRETLEMLQLAADKGIKTWVQEVPISADGLRSAMNGIEDSSVRYRYCLTNYEEAFGHPVCPARPVRSPVIGNTNKVPRGETMTDRGLRSSAIAAVCGDIPSRPRRPGAYLDASNGPPADDSMPSYEEAVAGGAQRNAVRTHSVSGSIQSLNLHDGTLPPSILRLKHLGRAICLNGPVTSIAISPKGYVATSQDNSGTALPSSTKIWDFPQKPGAVGARLVPSDISSDAPVVVFSPDGKLTAVVEKDAGWKREWRVKLRAGEEGRGVRCALNGVGHPAAFSPDGKKFAAADPLGVVVVFEAATSPPGMPPTKKVAGVMNHAAPTHVLFMPNGADLVTLSRDGTVRISEAKTGRTLRRMEVDGVVTGTGTGARALGASPDGRVVVSVWARAVYVWEHEAGRVSSWEMNKVRNNEGWPLAVSPDCRFLACRTEEGMDISDVYSGQVLAEVTTAVGIDGLVTAAAFSMDGKMMAVGRHSGVVDVWNLAPYEGL from the exons ATGTCGATTCCCGAGAAGTTCACCGGCTTCCAGGTCAATAGTGCCGAGACCTGGCAAGACTTCAAGAAGCAGGAGTTTGACCCCAAGCCGTTTGGTGACTACGACGTCGATATTAAGATTGAGTGCTGCGGTGTTTGTGCCAGTGATGTTCACACCATCAAGGGTGACTGGGGTGCTCAGCCCTACCCTCTGGCGGTTGGTCACG AAATCGTCGGAAAGGCTTTGAGAGTCGGCTCCAAGGTCACCAAAATCAAGGAGGGCTCGCGTGTTGGTGTTGGAGCTCAATCCTACGCCTGCCTCGAGTGCCGCCAGTGCAAGAACGACAACGAGACATACTGCAAGCACCAGCTCGACACCTACGGCTCTACATTCCCCGACTCCGGCGCCATCTCCCAGGGCGGATACTCCTCCCACGTCCGCACACACGAGCACTG GGTTTTCCCCATCCCCGAAGCCCTCCCCAGCACCATCGCTGCTCCTATGCTCTGCGCTGGCCTGACAGCTTACAGCCCTCTGATCAGAAACGGATGTGGCCCTGGCAAGAAGGTCGGCATTGTCGGCATTGGCGGCATCGGTCACTTTGGTGTCATGTTCGCCAAGGCTCTGGGTGCTGAGGTCTGGGCCATTTCCCGTTCGCGATCCAAGGAGGCGGACTCTTTGAAGATGGGTGCCGATGGCTACCTGGCGAGCGGCGAGAAGGGTTGGAACGAGCCCCACAAGATGACTTTCGACCTCATTCTTAACACGGCCAACTCATTCGAGGGCTTCGACCTCTCTGCCTACCTTAGCCTTCTCGACGTCCACGGCAAGTGGGTGTCTGTCGGTCTCcccggtggtggtggcatcACTGTTCGCAACCAGGACTTCCTCCCCAACGGCTGCTTCATTGGCAGCTCCCACTTGGGTAGCAGACGCGAGACGCTGGAGATGTTGCAGCTTGCTGCCGACAAGGGCATCAAGACATGGGTGCAGGAGGTTCCCATCAGCGCCGATGGTTTGAGGTCGGCGATGAACGGCATTGAGGATTCCAGTGTCCGCTACAGATACTGCCTGACCAACTACGAGGAGGCATTTGGCCA CCCGGTGTGCCCGGCGCGACCGGTGCGATCGCCGGTCATCGGCAACACAAACAAGGTTCCGCGGGGAGAGACAATGACCGACAGGGGTCTGAGGAGCTCAGCCATTGCGGCTGTGTGCGGTGACATCCCAAGCCGCCCGAGGAGACCGGG CGCTTACCTGGACGCCAGCAATGGCCCGCCGGCGGATGATTCGATGCCCAGCTATGAGGAGGCGGTCGCCGGGGG CGCGCAGCGGAATGCAGTGAGGACACACTCCGTCTCGGGATCAATACAATCCCTCAACCTTCACGACGGCACCCTCCCACCATCAATTCTGCGCCTCAAGCACCTCGGCCGCGCAATCTGCCTCAACGGCCCCGTCACCTCCATCGCCATCAGTCCAAAAGGCTACGTCGCCACATCGCAAGACAACTCGGGCACCGCGCTTCCCTCGAGCACCAAGATCTGGGACTTTCCCCAGAAGCCCGGCGCCGTGGGCGCGCGCCTCGTGCCGTCAGACATCAGCAGCGACGCGCCTGTGGTCGTCTTCAGCCCGGATGGAAAACTGACGGCGGTGGTGGAGAAGGATGCAGGATGGAAGCGGGAGTGGCGGGTGAAGCTCCGCGCCGGGGAGGAAGGGCGAGGGGTGCGGTGCGCGTTGAACGGTGTCGGGCATCCCGCGGCGTTTAGCCCCGACGGGAAGAAGTTTGCGGCGGCGGATCCGTTGGGCGTTGTTGTTGTGTTTGAGGCGGCGACGAGTCCGCCGGGGATGCCACCTACGAAGAAGGTGGCGGGTGTGATGAACCATGCTGCGCCGACGCATGTTCTCTTTATGCCGAACGGTGCGGACCTCGTGACGCTGTCGAGGGACGGGACGGTGAGGATATCGGAGGCCAAGACGGGGAGGACGCTACGGCGGATGGAGGTGGATGGGGTTGTGACGGGGACGGGGACGGGGGCGCGGGCGTTGGGGGCGTCGCCGGATGGGAGGGTGGTTGTGTCGGTGTGGGCGAGGGCCGTGTATGTGTGGGAGCACGAGGCTGGGCGGGTATCGAGCTGGGAGATGAACAAAGTGCGGAACAACGAGGGGTGGCCGCTGGCGGTGTCGCCGGATTGTCGGTTCCTGGCGTGTCGGACAGAGGAGGGGATGGATATCTCGGATGTGTACTCTGGACAGGTTCTGGCTGAAGTGACGACCGCGGTGGGGATTGATGGGCTAGTGACGGCGGCGGCCTTTTCGATGGATGGGAAGATGATGGCTGTTGGGAGGCATAGTGGTGTTGTTGATGTGTGGAACTTGGCGCCCTATGAAGGATTATGA
- a CDS encoding methionyl-tRNA synthetase — MAPNPILPVKGKNNVLITSALPYVNNVPHLGNIIGSVLSADVFARYSRARGNPTIYICGSDEYGTATETKALEEGVTPSELCAKYHALHKGIYDYFDISFDIFGRTPTAQQTEIVQDIFTKLWKNGYIEERETVQPFCPVEAHQSFLADRFVEGVCSICAYDGARGDQCDKCGNLLDPLEPEPEANASADDDVAAKPTGFLIKPRCKLDGATPEKRKTKHLFLRLDALKDDLVKWFKESSKKGAWSNNAEQITQAWIDKGLKPRGITRDLKWGVPIPTHEVGEDYARKVFYVWFDACIGYVSITKNYTDGDNLEGKNWEQWWKNPDDVKLYQFMGKDNVQFHTIIFPGSQLGTGENWTKLHKISTTEYLNYEGGKFSKSRGVGVFGNQVQQTGVPVDVWRYYLLSRRPETSDSEFMWQEMVDGNNNELLKNLGNFCQRVNKFCQAKTEGAVPDYTKYTDDYLKKHIDEVNTLLKEYINNMEATKMRAGLQTIMSISALGNKLLQDNKLDNRLLTEEPDRCAAVVGLALNQIDLLASLVAPYLPNTSTAILKQLGVEPKPFIPDTWVTDAIKPGHKLGTPEHLFTQIAASKIEEWKDAFGGEEVRKQKEEAAAKAAAKKAAKDAEKARKKAKKEAEKAKAAGAGASVESTEKKAEADPAIEAVTEAISKTDVHTS, encoded by the exons ATGGCGCCGAATCCCATTCTGCCCGTCAAGGGCAAGAACAATGTTCTAATTACCTCCGCCCTGCCCTACGTCAACAACGTTCCTCATCTCGGAAACATCATTGGCAGTGTTCTGTCTGCCGATGTCTTTGCGCGGTACTCCCGTGCTCGCGGAAACCCCACCATCTACA TCTGCGGCTCCGACGAGTATGGCACTGCGACCGAGACCAAGGCCCTTGAGGAGGGCGTAACCCCATCCGAGCTGTGCGCAAAGTACCATGCCCTCCACAAGGGCATCTACGACTACTTTGATATCTCGTTCGATATCTTCGGCCGAACCCCGACCGCCCAACAGACCGAGATTGTCCAGGACATCTTTACCAAGCTATGGAAGAACGGATACATTGAGGAGCGCGAGACCGTTCAGCCTTTCTGCCCTGTCGAGGCCCACCAGTCTTTCCTCGCTGATCGATTCGTCGAGGGTGTCTGCTCTATCTGCGCCTACGATGGTGCTAGAGGCGACCAGTGTGACAAGTGCGGTAACCTTCTCGATCCTCTCGAGCCCGAACCCGAAGCAAACGCTTCTGCCGATGACGATGTTGCTGCCAAGCCCACTGGCTTCTTGATCAAGCCCCGTTGCAAGCTCGACGGAGCTACCCCGGAGAAGCGCAAGACAAAGCACTTGTTCCTCAGACTCGATGCTCTCAAGGACGATCTGGTCAAGTGGTTCAAGGAGTCTAGCAAAAAGGGCGCATGGAGCAATAATGCCGAGCAGATTACCCAAGCCTGGATCGACAAGGGCCTTAAGCCCCGTGGTATCACCAGAGATCTTAAGTGGGGTGTCCCGATCCCGACTCACGAGGTCGGAGAGGACTACGCAAGAAAGGTCTTTTACGTCTGGTTCGACGCCTGCATCGGATACGTCTCCATCACCAAGAACTACACCGACGGCGACAACCTCGAAGGCAAGAACTGGGAGCAGTGGTGGAAGAACCCCGATGACGTGAAGCTGTACCAATTCATGGGCAAGGACAACGTTCAATTCCATACCATCATCTTCCCTGGATCTCAGCTCGGCACCGGCGAGAACTGGACTAAACTGCACAAGATCTCCACTACCGAGTATCTTAACTACGAGGGTGGCAAATTCAGCAAGTCGAGAGGTGTCGGTGTCTTTGGCAATCAGGTTCAACAGACTGGTGTGCCCGTCGATGTCTGGAGATACTACTTGCTGTCTCGCCGCCCCGAGACTTCCGATTCTGAGTTCATGTGGCAGGAGATGGTTGACGGCAACAACAACGAGCTCCTCAAGAACCTCGGCAACTTCTGCCAGAGAGTCAACAAGTTCTGCCAGGCCAAAACCGAAGGCGCGGTTCCCGACTACACCAAATACACTGATGACTACCTGAAGAAGCACATCGACGAGGTCAACACCCTGCTCAAGGAGTACATCAACAACATGGAGGCCACCAAGATGAGAGCTGGTCTTCAGACCATCATGTCTATTTCTGC CCTCGGCAACAAGCTGCTCCAGGACAACAAGCTCGACAACAGACTTCTTACCGAGGAGCCTGACCGCTGCGCTGCCGTTGTCGGTCTCGCGCTCAACCAGATCGACCTTTTGGCCTCTCTCGTCGCTCCTTACCTGCCCAACACCTCGACTGCTATCCTCAAGCAGCTCGGCGTCGAGCCCAAGCCGTTCATCCCCGACACCTGGGTCACTGATGCCATCAAGCCCGGTCACAAGCTTGGAACCCCCGAGCATCTCTTCACCCAGATTGCGGCATCCAAGATTGAGGAGTGGAAGGACGCCTTTGGCGGCGAGGAAGTCAGAAAGCAAaaggaggaggcggcggccAAGGCCGCTGCCAAGAAGGCGGCAAAGGACGCCGAGAAGGCCCGTAAGAAGGCCAAGAAGGAGGCGGAAAAGGCCAAGGCGGCCGGAGCTGGAGCGTCGGTGGAGTCTACCGAGAAGAAGGCCGAGGCTGACCCGGCCATCGAGGCGGTAACAGAGGCCATCTCCAAGACGGATGTCCACACATCGTAG
- a CDS encoding glycosyl hydrolase family 43 protein has translation MSTGSSRPHQSSPNMALAKIFSSGLLLASLAAAKWIVPGGRWRDNEGNLVNAHAGGVTLDKDTGKFFWFGEYKIEGQEEGGGVSVYSSDDLATWEFHGKALEPIEGHPYISTNMIIQRPKVVYSEPTKEYHMWWHADNSTYGLLLQGLATSPNISGPYTFVDATAPLGNWSQDFGIFTDYKDGRSYSLYSNGDRREGRDVYISAFNEDITNVTEVVHRFDKYDLEAPTIIQTDKSYYALMSHKTGYRPNNVVAFRADSLAGPWSQPFFVSDAYTRTYNSQSGFSLKIEGSEVTTYLYLGDQWDSNSLWESRYIWLPLVIDDEKKSVHVEWHDVYDLDVKTGVVTPIEGTPYYAHDSATTAGAAFKQEATFASGGSIVTGIYGNDSTVTFTGIQGAGEPQWVSFYYQNTDDMGFGDQPGGNPDRIGGKWQLRRVASVVVNGNEQQVETLFQRDSHKGIILSTPLQLTLEKNANNTITIGGLWNGFDFKGADIDRLVVYPPEGGPVKCKRGIENVE, from the exons ATGTCAACCGGCTCATCTCGACCG CATCAATCCTCTCCTAACATGGCGCTCGCAAAAATCTTCTCGTCCGGCCTCTTGCTCGCCtccctcgccgccgccaagTGGATTGTCCCTGGCGGCAGATGGCGTGACAACGAGGGGAATCTCGTTAACGCCCACGCCGGCGGTGTCACGCTCGACAAGGACACGGGCAAGTTCTTCTGGTTCGGCGAGTACAAGATCGAGGGCCAGGAGGAAGGCGGTGGTGTCTCCGTCTACAGCTCCGATGACCTCGCGACGTGGGAGTTCCACGGAAAGGCGCTCGAGCCTATTGAGGGCCATCCGTACATCTCGACCAACATGATTATCCAACGCCCCAAGGTCGTCTACAGCGAGCCCACCAAAGAGTACCAT ATGTGGTGGCACGCCGACAACTCGACGTacggcctcctcctccaagGCCTGGCCACCTCGCCCAATATCTCTGGCCCCTACACCTTTGTCGACGCCACCGCGCCCCTTGGCAACTGGTCTCAGGACTTTGGCATCTTCACCGACTACAAGGACGGCCGCTCCTACTCGCTGTACTCCAACGGCGACCGCCGCGAAGGCCGCGACGTCTACATTTCGGCCTTCAACGAAGACATCACAAACGTGACCGAGGTCGTCCACCGCTTCGACAAGTACGACCTCGAGGCCCCGACCATTATCCAGACCGATAAGAGCTACTACGCCCTCATGTCACACAAGACGGGCTACCGCCCCAACAACGTTGTCGCCTTCCGCGCCGACTCACTCGCCGGCCCCTGGTCCCAGCCCTTCTTTGTTTCTGACGCATACACCCGAACGTACAACTCCCAGTCCGGCTTCTCCCTCAAGATCGAGGGCTCCGAGGTCACGACGTACCTCTACCTCGGCGACCAGTGGGACTCCAACTCCCTTTGGGAGAGCCGCTACATCTGGTTGCCCCTCGTCATCGACGACGAAAAGAAGTCTGTCCACGTAGAATGGCACGACGTCTACGACCTCGACGTCAAGACGGGCGTCGTCACCCCCATTGAAGGCACACCTTACTACGCCCACGACTCCGCCACCACGGCCGGCGCAGCTTTCAAGCAGGAAGCCACCTTTGCCAGCGGCGGCTCCATCGTGACGGGCATCTACGGCAACGACAGCACCGTTACCTTCACCGGCATTCAGGGCGCCGGCGAGCCGCAGTGGGTGTCGTTTTACTACCAGAACACGGACGACATGGGTTTCGGCGACCAGCCTGGCGGCAATCCCGACCGTATCGGCGGAAAGTGGCAGCTTCGTCGTGTAGCTTCTGTCGTGGTGAACGGCAACGAGCAGCAGGTTGAGACGCTTTTCCAGCGTGATAGCCACAAGGGCATTATCCTTTCCACGCCCTTGCAGTTGACTCTGGAGAAGAACGCGAACAACACTATCACTATTGGTGGGTTGTGGAACGGCTTTGACTTTAAGGGTGCTGATATCGACCGTCTCGTGGTGTACCCTCCCGAGGGCGGCCCTGTCAAGTGCAAGAGGGGCATTGAGAACGTCGAGTAA